Genomic window (Apodemus sylvaticus chromosome 22, mApoSyl1.1, whole genome shotgun sequence):
CCAGGTACGTCCTGTAGCTCCGGAGACCTGGTCCCCACTGATGACTCCAAGAGAGGAAAGCTGTTTCTGGGCCCGTGGAGCGCGGCGCAGTGCCAGGGCCACCTGGAGCCGCTGCTGTCTCTAAAGTGTCCCTAAGTTCCATCACATGCACAGCTGGACGGAGTGCGAGCCGTTGGCTCAGAAGTCCTGCAGCTCAGGGATGTCCCGGTACAGGTCCAGGGTCTCGGGGTTGGAGAAGGCCCCCCGATGCTCCACGGTCCTCCCGGCCATCACCTGCTTCACGGCCACCTCCACTTTCTTACCATTGAGTGTGTACTGTGGGGCAGACGCAGAAAACACAGAAAGGGGTGTTTAAACTGGAGACAGCAGAGCAGCCTCGACCAGGGTTCCGCCCCCCATTCGCTTCCAAAAAGACCCATAAAAGCAGCTATGCAGTGGCTACGAACACAAGCCAGGGCACCAACAGGCACCCAAGGGAACCCGTTGGCAAGGACAGCCGAGGCAGTGCTGATGCTGTCCATGGAACCTGCCATGGACCCCATGCCTGGGTCAAAAACCACGTGAGCACGTGTGTGTCTCCAATGCTGTGTACCGCATCAGGCACTAGTGCAGGGCCCTGGAGTGGGCACACCAGGGGCCACCATGGCCCTGGCACAGAGCGGTGCCACATCAGCCTCAGGTGCCTCTCCCTCTGACAGATCATTCCTCGGCTTCTGCTTTCTTCAGATGTGAGGCACTTGTAAAAACAGACCTGTCTCTGACCAGAGGGGTGTCGGAGGGGCAGGCTacacacccactcactcccacacCCACGCATACGagtactcacacacactcatccacacatgcacacactcactcacccactcactcatccACTTACCcacccacaggcacacacgctcacactcacacacacttatccacacatgcacacacttactcacccactcacccacacacacacacacacacacacacacactcatacacacacacacatacatgcactcacacatacacacatacacacccacagtgTGCCCCTCAGgctctctgcctccccactccTAGGTGGCCAAGACACAGTCAAAACTCTTTCCCAGGCAGAGCGCAGGCCACCCAGGTTGGCCCTAGTACTCGAGATCAGCGGCCTCGCTCCCATCAGCACACCACTGCAGGACTTCTCAGCCAGCTCAGCTCAGCCGAGTCCACCCCCAACTCCAGGTCTGCTCGGGGCACCCCCAACCCAGGAGCCGCGTTCCCACCCATCGTCTACCAAGCAGCACGCAAGCACGGAAATGCAGTCTCACAGCAAGGATGAATAACTGTGTGCACACGCACGGCCCCATTCCCCAGCTCAAACGTGACAGGGCCAGAATGGGGAGCCTTCAGAGGCCCCTTCCCCAGACTCCACAacgccccaacacacatacatctgCAGCTCCCCTCAGAGTTCACATTCCCACAGCTGTCTGCAGGCCATACCCAGGCCATCAGCCCCAATATGCCATCCCACACACGCTGCTGGGAATGCTGTCTGttataagaaagagagagagggaggaggtggtTGCTAGGCAACGTGGTACCCATATAGAAGCGCAAGCAGGCTGCCCAGGCTCTCATTGGCCCAGGCGAGACACAACGTACTGGAATGCCTCGGGTCTCCAGGATGAGGCTGGGCACATGGCGGGCGGACAGACCAAGGCGGATGGCCTCGCGGATGCGCTTCACAAGCTCAGGCTGGAAAGTGTGCCCAGATGCCATCTTCAGAAACAGGACTACCCGCTCCTCGCCATCCCTATTGTACTGGGGTACGCACAGGCTGTCCTCCACCTCATCGAAGGCTTCCActgtggaagaagaaagaaaaatagctttGCAGGACGCTCTCCACAGGCCACCATGCTAAAGTCACCTGTCAGACAGGAAGGACATCAGGCTACCTGGTGGTACAGCTGcatgggggggggatgggggagatgCCCAGGTGAGGGCATACGACATACGTATATACTAAAATGTCACTGACGGGGAGAAAGGGGCCAGGCgcaggaggaactgagttcaggtcTCACCTGGAAACACTGACTAACACTACCTAGGGCTTAGATTTCAGAATGACAAGGGAGGCCACCTCCCAAGAAGGGTAGCTTTGGGACCTGGGCCAGGACTAAGTCCCTAGGCCTGAAGCTTTGAGAGTCCCTCACACATATGTATCTGGTGTCCTGAATTGTGCTGTGTGACCTTTAGCCTTCACACaccctctctgtgcctctgcatCCTTGtccagaaggcagaggtgggagtaACCAATGCTCTAATCTTGCTGCGAAGATGAAAACTGAAGGTCGGCCAAAGCCAACCTTTACCCTTTCTGAGGTCTTAGGAGGCGCCACCGTGTGACCAGACATGTTCTGGAAGAGAGGGCGCGTGCATGGAGACCAGCCCTCACCCTGCTACATGGATGTCCACCCTCACCCAGCTCTTTAGGAATCAGGGTCCTGGTCCTGTGGGACCACCCTGGACCTGAGGAAGAGCAGCAGAGAGACGCACAAACCGATGTTGTAGATCTCCGAGCTGCCGAAGCGTACGCCATTGGGGTTGAGGGTGCCATCGCTGCAGAGACAAGAAGCACGTGACTAAAGGGTGTGGCAGTGCCCCGTCCCTCTTGGCAGGCTCCTCCCCGAGCACCCAACTACCACCTGctgccctctcctctctcactTCACAGGACATGTCCCTGAACCTCCAGAGGGAGCGGCAGGAGGTCACCTTACCTCCGGCCCAGCATGATGATGCCTCCTGTCTTGGGGTTGATCCTACAGTAGTCACCGTGTGCCCAGACACCTTCAAGAAAAGCAGGACAGACTGGTCACACTGAGGGGGTGGGCTGGGATACACCTAGACAGACACAGGAGGCAGGGATGGAAGGGAGGGGACCCTGGCCACCGATTTCAAAACAGACAGAGTGCGGCTGAGCATTGGGGCTGGCCAGGGAGGGGTGAGACAGTGGACTGTGTGAGTCAGGTGTGTCGACACATGCCTGCGACCTCAGCACATGTGACTGTTCACATGCAATTCACACAAAACCACCAACCCCTGTGGGGACTGAGCATACAAACAGCATCTGTCACCAAGGCAGGAGAAATCAGGGCCATGGAGAGGCGGGTCCTCTACAGGGAGCCTGACAAGGGGAACTGGTGTCAGTGTGTAAGGTGCAGCTGGCCTGAGTCAGTCTGCGACATCAGCATCACCCCCCTCTGTCTCcagatcccctcccccatctgccaCTTTCACTAACAGACAAGCCCTGACCAGAGAGCGGGCAGGCAGCCCCAGTCCCCCAACCAGGGGCTCATGTGGCTCTCGGCACAGCTGGTGGCTGGAGGCCTGGAGTGCAGGGGTGGGTTAGGATCGACTGAGCGGAGTCAGCCATCTTGGGATGAATTGGAGCTGACACCTGTAAGATGCTGAGACCCACCCAGGAGAGGAGTTGGAAGAGTATCAGCTTGAGCAGAGAGGCCCAGCCCCGGCTAGGGAGGGCGTGGCCCCAGCCTGCTCCCACCTACCTGGGAACTTGGAGAAGTAAGCCTTCCTGTACTTGCTGCCGTTCTCATCGTTCCAGAAGTGCGTGGGCTGGCAGGGCATGGGCTTGGTGCACACCAGCTCGCCACTCGCTCCCCAGACGGCCTTTCCTGGCATTCGAGAGAAGACTGAGCCTTGCGCACTCATGAGCCCGCCCCGGCACGCATGCCCTGGCACACACGCCCTGGCACACACGCCCTTCCTATGCTCCCGCTCCCACTTGGGACACAGCTCTGCTATGTACAGACGAGAGTGATCCACCTGCGTGTGCGCAACTGCATTTCCACACAACCTGCTACCCACTCAGCTCATGGCATCTGTCTGAACACCTGTTTTTCTGAGACTAGGGTCAAGGAACCTATGAGTGCAAAACCCACCCGTGGGAAAGGGCATCACTGCCCGTGGGAGAATGAGCACTGCCCGCTTTGGGAGCTGGAGAACCATGACAAGCAGGGGCACATCTGCCCACGATTCTCCCTCCTCACATCCCAGGAGGGTCAGGAGTCACTCACCGTCCTCGTCCCAGGCTTCCACGGCCATGCCGAGGTTCCGGGCTTGGATCTCACCCTTGTACACTGGAATAGATGAGTTCTGACCCATGAAGCAGGAGATGATGTCAGTGCCACCTGCAAGCAACAGCAGAGGACAGGTGACCCTCCAGAGAGAGACGACACTTGAGGACAGGCAACCTTCAGGGTTCCCAGTCAGCAAGATGCGGAGCTGCCTGGACAGGTACCACCCTGCTGCAGACACATGCATGACTGCAAGGGTTTCTTTGCAGAGAAAGCCAGCAGTGACCGAGACTGGACCCAGCTCTCTATCTGTCCCCGTGTCTGGTGACATTCTTGCTAACAGAGCCTCCCCACCTAAGGACTTGGAGAAAATGCTCTCAGCTGGTCACATGTAAGCCCAAGACTTAAGATAGACACATAGGAGCGTTACCTGATGGcacacctccccctccctcttcctcagatacacatacataccacacacctCAGACAGACATATTCTCTATactgcatatcacacacacacacacacacacacacacacagaggggtggggaggggaacagctggttttgtgtgtcaacttgacacaggctggagttatcacagagaaaggagcttcaggtgaggaaatgcctccaggagatccagctgtggagcattttctcaattagtggtcaagtggggagggccccttgtgggtggtaccatccctgggctgataatCTTGggttaagagagcaggctgagcaagccaggggaagcaagccagtaagaaacatccctccatggcctctgcatcagctcctgcttcctgacctgcttgagttccagtcctgacttcctttagtgatgaacagcaacgcaaaagtgtaagctgaataaaccctttcctccccaacttgcttcttggtcatgatgtttgtgcaggaataaaaaccctgactaagagacacacgcgcgcacgcgcacacacacacagacacacacacacacagtggggttGTGGACTCCCAGGAAGGAGTCCAGAGAGGTGTAAAGTCCATGTAGATACCCTGCTCCCCTCACTGCAACTCCCCCCAAACCACAGCTTCCCAGGGCCACCGCACACTTCGCTTCCATTGCCCATTCCTCCGGCAGCCTGTCTTTGGTCCTACCTGAGATGGAGCCGAGGAGCACGGTGCTCTTGATGCATCTGTACACATACTCGTAGCTCTGGGCTTTCAGCGGCGAGCCGGTAGACAGGATCGTGTGGAGCGTGTGGAGGTTGTGAGTTTCCACTGGGGGCAAAATTGTCCAGAGATGAAACCAAGCCCACTGCCCTCCGCCAAACTCAAATGTAGAGCTCAGCTGGAATAGATGGCAGCTCCCGAAGGGGTGGGTGGCTCTGGGAACAGGGGCGGGGACACTCACCTGGCTTCATGTCCTTCTCCTCCAGCACTGACAGCCACTTGGCTCCCGTCCCCAGGATGGTGATACTGTGACATGGGTGAGAGAAAGCACCCTCATGTCCCCAAAGCTTCCCACCCTCAGTCACAGCCTCCAGCCATAGCCTTGCAGCTCCCGACTTCCCATTTCTGTTCCCAGACACCTCTGCCCTATCGCCAGCCTGGCCCCCAGGGCCAGCAGGGCTCCTCCTGGGACAGATGCCCTGATGATAGTGGGAGTGACCGACTCTCTCCAGGGCAACAAAGGCCACGCCCAGTGAGGGCTATCTTACTGCCATACTGCTCTCACAGATGGGCGACCACCCTCTATCCCAAGAGAGAGACCGCAGAACTCTGGCCCCCTCTTTAACCAGAACCTCCTCTCCACAGGCTGACCTCCATGAGTAAAACCACCCTTAGAGGGTCTAGTCTGAGCCTGGGAGCTGGCGATGTGCTATGCTGCCAATTAGGACCTGATACCACAGTCTAAAGGCTCATTCCTGGCTTGTGTGCAGGTATGAAAACCTTGACATCCTAAGGATGCTGCCAGCCTCCTGAATCTGACCAGTGCCTCTGGCTCCAAGACAAAagggtttcttcttttttttttttttttagtatgtctTTGAGCACAATGGCttcacactcatgcatgcacacagctgCAGTTCACACTCGGCttcacactcatgcatgcacacacagctgcagttcacactcgtgcacacacatgcatatgtaatctcatgtgcacatgcactttCACATGCGTACATGAACATATCAACATAATCTCATACACATGTATCACACACTACACTGGAACTCAGAGACCCCGAGTACAGtcacctccctctccctgcccctcctggCAGCTTGCCCCCAACTCCGCACTACACACCTACCCCACACCAAAACCAGTTTCTTTTCCTGAAGCTTGGCTAGCAGGCGCCAAGGGGTATGACTAACCTTTGGTCAACTGCCGTCTCACCCGAATATATTCCTCATTGACACTGTAAGCCACATGTTGGGATTTTAATAGCATCATCCCAGCCAGGCAGTTTTATGGAAAATGTTAATGGCCCAAGATTTTAAAAGACCAGCAGTGGGccagctcaatgggtaaaggtgattgccaccaagcctgaagacctgagttcaaatccccacaacccacatggtagaaggagaaatgTGACTCCAAAAAGTTtatctctgacctccacttgcACACTACAGcatgcacatgcccacatacaaaataattaagtgttaaagtgtttaaaattaaaataaaaagctgtTCAGtgatagtacatgcctttaatccctgtctcaaaaacacaaagaacaaagcaGCAACAACCAAAAGAAGCCACTAGCagctccttctgcttctaccaTAGTGGCTCCCGCTCGTGACGGAGCATGGTGGAGCAGTACTCCTAGCACCGGAAGTCTGAGCTTTGATCCCTGGCGAGGGGTTCATCTACCAAGGGCTGGCAGCACAGAGGTCTCTATGGACAACATTTTCATAATCCTCAACCACCAGAGTTGTTCGATGCTGTGTCCTGCCCATTCCACAAGCAGCAGTGCTAAGGGTGGAACCTGTCCCGTCCTCCATCCCCGCTGCTTCCAGAGTCCTCCAGGGCTcaagcagaaagacagagcacTCAAACAGAGGGGGATGTTAGCTCTGTCTGATGCTGAGCCTCCGCCAGCGACAAAGAACGACAACTTGCTGCTCTGTCAGCAGCGCAGGACCCAGCTACCTACCCTATCCTGTCCACAAGGTCCCACAACACATTGGGTGTCGGCACCAGCGGGGAGCCATCATACAGGACCAGAGATGCGCCTGTGGCCAGGGCTGACACCATCCAATTCCACATCATCCAGCCGACCTGCCACAAACAGGGAGACCAGGTGAGCCAGGCAGAGGTGCAGGCCCCAAATCCTAGCACTAGGGGGCAGCAGGGAGAGGAGGCTGAAGCACTGTAGCCTAAACTACACTGTAAAGCCCAgtctaaaagaaacaaacaaaaaatagctttttggttttggtgtttcaacacagggtttctctgcatagccctggctgtcctggaactcactctatagaccaggctggcctccaactcaagagatccacctgcctctgccttctgagtgctgggattaagggattaaaggcaggtgctaCTACCATCTGGCcaaaaaaggttttaaaaggaAGTGACTCACCCAGGCCATTAACTACTCCTCCATCTCTGGGGATACAGGGGACTAAGGGAGGCAAGGTTCAGCAGGAATTCTCCAacgtggaggccaaaagaggcaCGTGAGCTCCCCTACATGACCCAGAGGGACAGAAGACACATCTCCCTGGGAAGCCTGGGCACACTTGCTGGGGAGTCTGAGAGTCACCCAGAGCCTGGGCTCAGTATTAGGAGGTGGAGATATCCAGGTAGTGAGGGTGTGCTGTGCATGCTGTAATCCCAGGATCTGGGGGTCTGCGCAGCAGAGAGTCAAAAGGTCAatgctagcctgggttacagggTTAAGTTCGAGATAGCCTGGACAATTCAGCCAGATGCTGCCTCAGAATGAAAACAATAAAGGACTACAGATGTGGTtcggtggtagagcacttgcctagttgcttgaggacctgggctcagtcctCGGCACTGAAAAAAAGGACATGAGCCAGTCCCGGTTTGCCACCCAAGAGACACTGCTGGATCCTTCTGGAACCTCCCCAGACTGGACAGGAACTCCCCAACTCCCAACTCAAGCTCGGGGTTAACGGCAGCGCCCACGCTGCTCTAAGCCACCGGGCAGGAGCGACTACACCCGCCTGCCATCCCTTGTACCGCACAGCCCCGGAGGGGCCGCAGGACACACCGTGGTGTAGTAGAGCAGGATGTCACTGCTTGTCATGTTGCCGTGTAGCACGTGCTCCTTCAGGTGCTGGATGAGGGTGCcctgcaggagggagggagggagggagcgcgAGACACGGTGAGATGCAGcgcccatctccccttccctgagAAACCTGGCTGGAGCTCTCCAGCTCTAGTGCCATCTGAGCATCAATCAGAAAACCCCAGCTCTCCCCACCCGCCCACGCGCTCTCGGGGCCCATCCCAACAGGGACACCATCAGGCGACCTCactgagatgggagagaaagccCAAGGGCCAAGGGCATTCGTGTGACCACCCTTGGGCTCCTCCTGGGAGAAGATATCTAAACATGGAGTTCAGGGACACCGCCACAGAGGGGACCACACAGGACccctcccacccaacccccacCTTTACTAGTGCAGTAGGCAATTTTCCCAGGCTCCAAGCCCACAAAACGCAGCCTAGGAAAGGCCCTCCTCCCGGCCCTCCACCTGCTTCCCCCAGGCAGCTCAGCAGCCCCTAGCCTGCTCATGCGCATGCGCATTCCCAGCGGCTCTGGCCGGACACTGGCAGGGGCGGGGAGGGGTGGGCGTCCTTCTCAGAGCTGAGCTCAGCTACCTAGCACAGAGAGTGCCCACTGCCCACGACTTCACCCTCAACCATGGTTTTCCTGCCTCTATTCTGGATCCCCTGTGAGAGCCTGAGGACAGGTTGGGGATGCCACCCTGTCATGGCTGAGAATGATCAGCTCACTGTCTGGGCCTCGCCCACAGGTATGAGCACCAGGCTCACAGAGAGGCTCCCAGGCCACAGAAAAGCCACAGGGCTGGCGCAAGACCCCACgtgtcacacactcacactcaagaGACGTCAAAGGACAAGCCAATCAAAGGGAGGCCTCCATACAAGTCGCTGTAATTTGAATGGCAGATGTCCCCACAGGCTTATATAAGTGAACACCCCACCCGCctccagcaggtggcgctgtttGGGAAGTTATGGACCCTTAAGAGGGAGCTTTCCTAGAAGAAGCGCATCTTTCAGGTTTTAAAGTTtggccccacttcctgttctccacTTCCTGGCTCCCAAGTGGTCTTGCGTTCCTGTTGGCCTGATGGGACCTGTAAGCCAGGAGAATCTCTTTTCTCCTCTACGCTGCTTTTCGATGGGGAATTTACCACAGCCACCGAGAACTAACAAACACAAGGTTGAAAGAAGTCACCTCCCAGAGGgggctcttccctttcctctcactgTGGATCTGCAGCAGGCGTGAGCGTCCTCCCAAGGGTCACACCGCCACGTGCCTGCTTGTCACCCTCAGGTTCTAAGCTCAAAAGAAAGCAATGTTCTTCTCCTCCAGGCTCAAGCGCACACTTATCCTTTGATTATTAAATGCCTTCCCTCAGGGAGGTGACACAGCAGTACTATCCCTGGGTCTCAAACGagagtttcattttttttctctttcagtgctgggaatggaacccagggtgCACATGTGCTGGGCAGAAGCCATGTCACTGAGCCGCAGCCCTGGCCCTGATGTCCAAGGAAGGAACGGGACCCTGCTTTCAAAAACCCTCTCAAGAACTCAGGGACCCGAGCAGTACATCAGCAatgacctctgacccccacacaccAGGACGACACGCCCCTCTCACCTGGCCCATGGTTACCTATCTTCAAGGCAAATGAACTCTCCACTGTAGAGCAGTAACACATGCCAGTgattgggaagctgaggcaggaggattgccatatTCAAGGGCAATCCAGGCCAGTCAGACCTTGCCTCAAATAACATTAACAACAAAAGGGAGTAGTGGAAGAGCTCTCAAACCATAACGATGCTTAGTTAGTGGGGTGAAGACAGAGAATGTGTGCCTCtcctttttttggaggggggggggtgttcttgatttttgttttgttttgttttgtttgagtcagggtctctgttatagccctggctgtcctggaactcactctgtagcccaggctggcctgtaactcagaaatccacctgcctctgcctcccaagtgccaccactgcccgggcgaCACATGACCTTCCTATCAGTCTTTCTTAAATTCACCTGGCAGGAAGAACGGTGGCCCACAGCCACaaggtggtggcgcaggcctgtaatcccagcactctgggaggcagaggcaggcggatttctgagttcgaggccagcctggtctacagagtgagttccaggacagccagggctacacagagaaaccctgtcttgaaaaaaccaaaatccaaaaaaaaaaaaaaaaaagaagggtggCCCGTGAGCCCTCACCAGACCCTCCCCTATCTGAAGCATTCAGGAACAGAAAACAGATTAAAGCCCAGGCGCCTCATGAGAGGCCACCTGAGGCCGTGTGACCTGAGGCCGTGTGAGAGGCCCCTGACAGGCAGGGACGGAGGCTGTGGGAGAAGCTGACCCCACTGACTCGGGCTTCGTTTCCCACCCCTAAAAAGCAGGTTTCCCTCATGTGAGCCTCTAGTCtcacagcacaggaagctcagagTCAAATAAGACTTTTAACAGAACCTCGTGGTTCTCGAGTGGTTTTTTCCTAACCACAACCTACAGTCCCATGTCAGTTTCAAAGGCCACCCAGCTCCTGCTCAGATCCACAACACACTCTAGGACTGTCCCCTGCCGCCACATCCCTTGCACAGATGCGCTGGCACTGTCCGTCCTCTTTCCTGCTTGCCTTTTGGAAAGGACAGCAGCCCACCCCTCTGAACTCACAACCCCCTATGGGCGCCACAACCTGGGCACATCGCAACAGGGACCCCATCCCTGGCTGGCTCACCGGGTACATCCTGCcctggtgtactggctagttttgtgtgtcaacttgactcaggctggagttatcacagataaaggagcttcaggtgaggaaatgcctccatgagatccagctgtggggcattttctcaattagtgatcaagtggtgagggccccttgtgggtggtaccatccctgggctggtattcttgggttctatacgagagcaggctgagctagctaggggaagcaagccagtaagaaacatccctccatggcctctgcatcagctcctgcttcctgacctgcttgagttccagtcctgacttcctttggtgatggacagcagtgtggaagtgtaagctcaataaaccctttcctccccaacttgcttcttggtcatgatgtgtgtgcaggaatagaaaccctgactaagacacctggctACAGCACAATCCACACCACCCTGGTCTATCTCAGCCTCCACAGCCCCAAGACTGCAATGTTCCattgccccgccccacccccacccccaggcatcTCATTTAGAGAAAAGCAGCATCCTGGGGACTCTGCAGAAGGGACCAGTCTGATGGCCGTCGGCCCAGCAGAGGAAGACACCTACCCCAGCAGAGTGCACCATGCACTTGGGCGCTCCGGTCGTGCCCGAGGAGAACATGATGAACAGAGGGTGGCTGAAGGGCAGCTGTTCAAACTCGAGCTGCGGCGCCTGCGCACCTGTCCCGCTAGCCAGAAAATCATCCAGGAACACACTGCAGGTGGGAACAGGAGAAACCAACAGTGAACATTCCAGAATGCCAGAACAGCTCTGCTGATTCTGCTCCCAGCTAGATCAGGGCCCAAGATCCCTCCACATCTACCACAAGAGCCTGGAGCACTGGCTTGCCTGGTATACAAGGATCCTGAGTGGGTATGGAAGGAAGCCCTATGCCTGAGAAAGAGAAGAGTCGGGCTCCCAAATCCAAGGTGGCTAAAGGGGAAGGCAATGGAACATGAGGATTGGACACTGGAGTTGCTTGGATCAAGGGCTGGCTTTTAGAGACACCACAcacgcgtgcatacacacacaccagcaagcCTATCCACTATCCACAGCCCCAGGACCAGTGTGGACCAGTCCACTTGCTTGTTCACCCTCCGCCTTCTGATGAGCAGCCAGGGACAGGAGTCCCTGCCCCACTCCTGAACCTGAAGGCTTCCCCACCCTAGGGCAGAGGCAGCGAGGCCCCATCAGGAAGGCAAGGCCGGAAGCTACCACAAGCAAATCTGTGTCGCCCTCATTTATGACCTCCTGGGGCCTCCTGCTAGCAGTCTTGTGTAAACGGCTGACCTAGAATAAATGCGACGAACCCAAGCCTGCCCTGCCTCAGCCCACAGCCACCAGAAGCTACCAGATGTGGGTGGCCCAGAACCACAGAACAAATAGGAACAGCGGGTCCCCATTTTCTGACAAATCAAACTCCCTCGTCCAGGCAAGGAGGTGGGATGTCATTCGACTGAATGATCTGCTGAGGCTATGACACCAAAACCCGCCCAACCAGGCATGAGCAGTCGTGCCCCAGAGACCAGGGGAGAGCCTTAACAAAggacattccaaatgattctgaCAGCAGCCCCCCCACGCACACCTCCTCCGCAGTCCTGTTTGATGGAGCGCCAGTCTAATGGACGCTTCCCACAGAGAAAAGCCCTTTCTTTCAAAGGCTCTGTAATTCACAGTAAATAACCATTGCCTTTCtcttctaaaaatgaaaaaacaaacaaacaagaaaaaaaaaaaaaaaacaggagtgGCTCTGGCCTGCACTCTCTGAACCAGCAGTCCACCCTTGAGGTGTATCTGTGACAGCCAGCAATCTTGAGGAAACAATGGCAGCACTCAGCACCTGGGGTCTACTGAGGGGACTTCTGCATGTTATACAGAGC
Coding sequences:
- the Aacs gene encoding acetoacetyl-CoA synthetase; this translates as MSKLARLEREEIMECQVMWEPDSKKDTQMDRFRAAVGTACGLALGNYNDLYHWSVRSYSDFWAEFWKFSGIVYSRMYDEVVDTSKGIADVPEWFRGSRLNYAENLLRHKENDRVALYVAREGREEIVKVTFEELRQQVALFAAAMRKMGVKKGDRVVGYLPNSAHAVEAMLAAASIGAIWSSTSPDFGVNGVLDRFSQIQPKLIFSVEAVVYNGKEHGHLEKLQRVVKGLPDLQRVVLIPYVLPREKIDISKIPNSVFLDDFLASGTGAQAPQLEFEQLPFSHPLFIMFSSGTTGAPKCMVHSAGGTLIQHLKEHVLHGNMTSSDILLYYTTVGWMMWNWMVSALATGASLVLYDGSPLVPTPNVLWDLVDRIGITILGTGAKWLSVLEEKDMKPVETHNLHTLHTILSTGSPLKAQSYEYVYRCIKSTVLLGSISGGTDIISCFMGQNSSIPVYKGEIQARNLGMAVEAWDEDGKAVWGASGELVCTKPMPCQPTHFWNDENGSKYRKAYFSKFPGVWAHGDYCRINPKTGGIIMLGRSDGTLNPNGVRFGSSEIYNIVEAFDEVEDSLCVPQYNRDGEERVVLFLKMASGHTFQPELVKRIREAIRLGLSARHVPSLILETRGIPYTLNGKKVEVAVKQVMAGRTVEHRGAFSNPETLDLYRDIPELQDF